In Fusarium falciforme chromosome 9, complete sequence, the following are encoded in one genomic region:
- a CDS encoding Beta-lactamase domain-containing protein, with translation MRLFLALHVACLADLVSSQQIPLNEQLASHSESTDHDSNDVPIADAAFEQYIRDKMTRWHAPGLAMAILDGNKTWTRGFGYASLGHEPVTPSTLFYCGSMTKSLTAAALSLLVDQSQDYADIQWSTPVSNLLREDFVLSDDWATSHITVADVLCHRTGYPRHDYAGPFLNSSVNMVHSFRHLPMAGEPREQWRYSNLMYGTMGYLVETLTGSSLADFFRDRLWLPMGMRNTYLHPDDALASDSTLAVPYYWNNDTETYSEIPWRDEQNIAGAGMAISSVLDWSRYLQHMIDETGPISKAGHHVLKLPHMVVEESERLFTGPVYYGFGWFGSVFQDEPVWWHSGLVNSMMSIMLMIPSKKFGLVIMLNSENAPVLDSIIAKTLYDFFHVEEGKRQNLEANWNQTYAEWEERLGNCSNRLYPSLPSPPIRAPLPPGRFAGEYHHPGYGPISVSISCDKWDAPSDSPVPPSTTKDGCRLMAFKTDNFGKQVSYQLEHKSGDYWVGWLFNDDFASVRRPRECYRAQFRVDETGRSYSFGLDIRMEGEDVPLIWFERQR, from the exons ATGAGGCTGTTCTTAGCGCTGCATGTCGCGTGTCTGGCGGATTTGGTGTCTTCTCAGCAGATCCCGCTCAATGAACAGCTGGCGTCGCACTCTGAGTCAACAGACCACGACAGCAATGACGTTCCAATTGCTGATGCTGCCTTTGAGCAGTATATCCGGGACAAGATGACCCGATGGCATGCACCTGGTCTTGCCATGGCTATCCTCGATGGGAACAAGACGTGGACGAGG GGGTTCGGATATGCTTCGCTAGGTCATGAGCCTGTCACACCCTCAACTCTCTTCTACTGCGGCAGCATGACAAAGTCCTTGACTGCTGCCGCCCTGTCACTCCTTGTAGACCAGTCCCAAGACTATGCCGACATCCAATGGTCCACGCCCGTATCTAACCTCCTCCGCGAAGACTTTGTTCTTTCGGATGACTGGGCCACCAGCCACATCACTGTCGCCGATGTGCTCTGCCATAGAACTGGGTATCCGAGGCACGACTATGCTGGCCCGTTCCTCAACTCGTCCGTAAACATGGTCCACTCGTTCCGCCATCTGCCAATGGCTGGAGAGCCGCGCGAACAGTGGAGGTACAGCAACTTGATGTACGGCACCATGGGCTACCTGGTTGAGACGCTCACGGGCTCTTCTCTTGCTGACTTCTTCCGAGATCGGCTGTGGCTTCCCATGGGGATGCGCAACACCTACTTGCATCCCGATGATGCACTGGCCAGCGATAGCACTCTGGCAGTCCCATATTACTGGAACAACGACACAGAGACATATAGCGAGATCCCATGGAGAGATGAACAAAACATCGCCGGTGCAGGAATGGCCATCTCTTCCGTTCTCGATTGGTCTCGATATCTACAGCACATGATCGACGAGACCGGCCCCATCTCCAAAGCCGGCCATCACGTCCTCAAACTTCCACACATGGTTGTCGAAGAAAGCGAGCGGCTCTTCACGGGCCCTGTCTACTATGGCTTCGGTTGGTTTGGAAGTGTCTTCCAGGATGAGCCAGTTTGGTGGCATTCCGGTCTTGTCAACAGCATGATGTCCATAATGCTCATGATTCCGAGCAAGAAGTTCGGGCTCGTCATCATGCTGAACAGTGAAAACGCCCCTGTACTCGACTCCATCATTGCCAAGACTCTATACGACTTTTTCCATGTAGAGGAGGGAAAGCGGCAAAACCTGGAAGCAAA CTGGAACCAGACGTATGCAGAGTGGGAGGAGCGCCTTGGCAACTGCTCGAATAGGTTGTACCCTTCTCTGCCGTCCCCTCCTATTCGGGCCCCGCTGCCACCGGGGAGGTTTGCTGGTGAATATCATCACCCAGGCTATGGCCCAATCTCCGTCTCCATTAGTTGCGACAAATGGGATGCCCCCTCTGACTCTCCTGTACCTCCTTCCACCACCAAGGACGGATGCAGGCTGATGGCGTTCAAGACGGACAACTTTGGTAAACAAGTCTCATATCAACTGGAGCACAAGTCGGGAGACTATTGGGTGGGCTGGCTCTTTAATGATGACTTTGCGAGTGTAAGACGGCCGAGGGAATGCTATCGAGCTCAATTCCGGGTGGACGAGACAGGACGTTCATATAGTTTTGGTCTCGACATTCGGATGGAAGGCGAAGATGTACCCTTGATCTGGTTTGAGAGGCAGAGGTAG
- a CDS encoding Zn(2)-C6 fungal-type domain-containing protein, with translation MADLRSACDRCHNKKLRCTKIPGSVVCGRCVKAGVSCIFSPPARSLRQPDNTAFDWSPMLEFDSQTFDPLGNVGLNPHTVTPPVSDEADPTPPSPVSQLADLMVSLDRLQQDFPSLVQHHVSTHQLKEIPQSLTAKFNLQTTLDNLLQRAQKLSALYPEVLERLQPEQDACNIPDCMHRVHGFLRTRPQLPFDQSTLNLLLACHLKLLAIFDSIIDHAHLCAKVTAMLPDDHEPSFDIPEIRIGSFVAPKASAASMMTAMIIELQSTLAARAQQLSDLVASVAGNESREAKILGLQCECLKEHSSTTLADLHELRDHLTKLGFIR, from the coding sequence ATGGCCGACCTTCGTTCAGCGTGTGATCGCTGCCATAACAAAAAGCTACGATGCACAAAGATACCGGGCTCTGTAGTTTGTGGCCGCTGTGTCAAGGCTGGCGTCTCTTGTATCTTTAGCCCTCCTGCTCGATCACTCCGCCAGCCCGACAATACCGCCTTTGACTGGTCTCCTATGCTTGAGTTCGACAGCCAGACGTTTGATCCTCTGGGCAATGTTGGCCTGAATCCTCACACAGTTACTCCTCCCGTGAGCGATGAAGCAGACCCAACACCTCCCAGTCCAGTGTCACAGTTGGCCGACCTCATGGTCTCACTGGACCGACTACAACAAGACTTTCCCAGCCTTGTACAACATCACGTTTCGACACATCAGCTTAAAGAGATTCCCCAGAGCTTGACTGCAAAGTTCAACCTTCAGACCACTCTTGATAATTTACTACAGAGGGCTCAGAAGCTTTCGGCGTTATATCCCGAGGTGCTTGAGCGACTCCAACCAGAGCAAGACGCTTGCAATATCCCAGATTGCATGCACAGGGTACATGGATTTCTACGGACTAGACCTCAACTACCATTTGACCAGTCTACCCTTaatcttctcctcgcctgcCATCTGAAGCTCCTGGCAATCTTTGATAGCATCATCGATCACGCTCACCTATGTGCGAAAGTGACCGCGATGTTGCCCGACGACCATGAACCCAGCTTCGACATCCCCGAGATCCGAATCGGATCCTTTGTGGCACCAAAAGCCTCTGCCGCTTCAATGATGACGGCCATGATAATTGAGCTTCAGTCAACGCTCGCAGCAAGAGCCCAACAGCTCAGTGACCTGGTCGCATCTGTTGCAGGCAACGAGTCAAGAGAGGCCAAGATACTTGGTCTGCAATGCGAATGTCTAAAGGAGCATTCTTCAACTACACTAGCCGACCTCCACGAATTAAGAGACCATCTCACCAAGCTTGGTTTTATCCGATGA